In one Nicotiana tomentosiformis chromosome 6, ASM39032v3, whole genome shotgun sequence genomic region, the following are encoded:
- the LOC138893625 gene encoding uncharacterized protein: protein MEDLMKAFINKSDKKFKTQGTTIREQGTAIRNLERQFRHIANLLSERAPRTLPSDTEKNPKETIKVVSLRSGKTLVDPVVLTQMPSYAKFLKEIQYRKRKLEEITMVKLNAHYSAILQNKIPQNKLKGELGVIKLIPLSLQLVDQTTILLEGIIEDILVWVENIVFPVDFIVVDMEVNKEVPLILGRAFLCTDRVILDIYEGQLMLRVGNEKVVFQMKRMMKYPSDETSTYSCFKINVVGELDEKYKFDKLVGNTLERCITQSSKVEDEDPEIKKVAEALETEDQVGDEEKLKEEASKPSVELKILPIHLKYAFLETNNFPMIISAYLTGT from the exons ATGGAAGATCTCATGAAAGCATTCATCAACAAATCAGATAAAAAATTTAAGACTCAGGGCACAACCATCCGAGAGCAGGGCACGGCCATCCGGAATTTAGAAAGACAATTCAGACATATTGCAAATTTGTTATCTGAGAGGGCTCCTAGGACTTTACCCTCCGACACTGAAAAGAACCCAAAGGAAACAATCAAAGTTGTATCTCTGAGAAGTGGCAAAACATTGGTTGACCCAGTG GTACTCACTCAGATGCCTTcttatgcaaagttcttgaaggaaatccAGTATAGAAAGAGAAAATTAGAGGAGATAACAATGGTCAAGTTGAATGCCCACTACAGTGCCATATTGCAAAACAAAATTCCCCAAAA TAAATTGAAAGGTGAGCTTGGAGTGATAAAATTAATACCTTTGTCCCTACAACTGGTTGACCAGACCACCATTTTACTTGAGGGAATCATTGAGGATATTCTAGTTTGGGTGGAAAATATTGTGTTCCCCGTAGACTTTATTGTGGTGGATATGGAGGTGAACAAGGAGGTGCCTCTGATTCTAGGGAGGGCATTTTTATGTACAGATAGAGTTATTCTTGATATCTACGAGGGGCAACTTATGCTAAGAGTGGGCAATGAGAAAGTGGTGTTCCAGatgaagaggatgatgaaataCCCCAGTGATGAGACGTCTACCTACTCGTGTTTCAAgataaatgttgttggggaatTGGACGAAAAATACAAGTTTGACAAGCTTGTGGGGAATACTCTAGAGAGGTGTATTACTCAGTCTAGCAAAGTGGAGGATGAAGATCCTGAAATAAAGAAAGTGGCTGAAGCTCTTGAAACTGAGGATCAAGTGGGTGAtgaggagaaactaaaagaggaggCTTCTAAGCCTAGTGTGGAATTGAAAATCCTCCCTATTCATTTGAAATATGCTTTTCTTGAAACTAATAATTTTCCTATGATTATTTCTGCTTACTTAACAGGTACATAG